The sequence GCGAAGGGCAAGAACCGCGAGCACCTCTGCTTTGTGTTTGGCTTTGACTGCCGGGGCATCCACAACACCCTGACCGATGAACAGGTGGAGATCGTCTTTGACCAACTGGAATCAGGGCTGAAGGATTTACCCAACGGTGAGCGGCTAACGATTCATCTGGGGTCGTTTTCGGCGGACTGCGATCGACAGCACGATCTAGCTCGATTATCTAGCGGTGCCCCCAGCGCTGCCCTCAAGTTCTTGCTCACCGCTGAACGTGCCCGAGTTCAGCAACTCACCCAGCAGGGCTTGCGCAAACCCAAGTTTCTGCGGCTGTACGTCACCTACACCGTCCAGAGCGGTGCCGAAGGAGCCCAGGACATCATCGAGAAGGTGATCAGCAGAGGCGAAACCCTGTGGAAGTCGTTCACGGGAGAGCTGCGCCAGGCCAAAAACCAGCGCCTGCAAACAGTGATCACCAAGGCCTTTACCGACGGTTTTTTGCTCTGGGAGCAGGTGCTCTCAACCAAGATGGGGCTCTCGGTCAAACCCTTGGGTGAATCGGATCTGTGGGCGCTGCTCTGGAGCCGCTTTAACGCCAGTGACCCCATCGACATCCCCCAGCTGATCATCCTGGATCAGGACGGCCTACACGAGCAGGTCAACTCGGACATTCACAGCACCACGCTACTAACTCGGGCCGGGGTACCCACCGCCGGGAAAACCTGGGTCAAGGTTAAAGGCCAGTATGCAGCCCCCCTCACCTTCTTGGAAAAACCAGGAGGCTGGGCCAGTGAATCAGCCCAGCTTCGCTACCTGTGGGAGATCCTCTCCCGCGAGACGGTCGCTGATACCGAAATCTTCTGCCAGCTGACGCGGGCCAACGAAACCCTGGTAAAAACCACCGTGCAGCGGATGCTGAAGCAGTCGAACCTGACGGCTACTTTGGCTGAAGATAGCCACTCAGTGGATGTGGCCGCTGAGCTGAAGATGAAACGCTCCATTGAGGCTCAAGAAGAACTCTTTGAGGGGGCTCTGCCGATCCATACCGCCGTTGTATTTCTGGTGCATCGCCCCACTCTGGAGCAGCTGGACGAAGCCTGTCGCTATATCCAAAGCTGCTTTCGCCGCCCGGCCTGGGTAGAGCGCGAGCAAGACTACGCCTGGAAAGTGTGGCTCCAAACCCTGCCGATTGTGTGGGAAGCGCTGATGGCGACTCCTTTTGGGCGACGGCAGCTCTACCTCACGGGCGAAGCACCGGGCCTGATGCCGCTGGTGGTAACCCAGCCCTGTGATAGGAGTGGCTTTGAACTAATCGCCGAGGAAGGGGGCCAACCCATCCACCTGGATTTGTTCAACCAGCACCAGAACCTAGGCCTGTTTGCCACCACCCGAGCCGGGAAATCAGTCTTGGTCTCTGGCATCCTCACCCAGGCGCTGGCCCATCGCTTCCCAGTAGTCGCGCTCGATTTCCCCAAACCCGATGGCTCCTCGACCTTCACCGATTACACCCAGCTGGTAGGTGGGGCGTACTTCGACATCTCCCGCGAGTCCAACAACCTGTTCGAGCTGCCAGATCTCCGTCACCTGCCCGGTGACGAGCGCAAAGAACGCCTCGACGACTTTCAGTCGTTTCTGGAGTCGGCGCTGCTGACCATGATTGTGGGCTCGGGGGCTAATAGCTCGGTGATGACCCAGACTATTCGCTCAATTCTGGTGCTGGCCCTCAACGCCTTCTTTGCCGATGCCTCAATTCAGCGACGCTACCTGGAGGCGATGGAAGGCCGCTTGGGTTCAACCGCCTGGGCACAGATGCCCACCCTGGCTGACTTTCTCGACTTCTGCACACCCGAACAGCTGGATCTGAACCAGGTGGGCGGCAATATCGCGAAGGCTCTGGACATGATCGATCTACGGCTCAGGTTCTGGCTCTCCAGTCGGGTGGGCCGAGCGATTTCTGCTCCCTCCAGCTTTCCCACCGATGCGCAATTGCTGGTTTTTGCTCTGCGGAATCTATCCAACGAAGAAGATGCCGCTGTGCTGGCCCTCTCGGCTTATGCCGCTGCCCTGCGGCGTGCCCTAGAAGCCCCAGCCTCTATCTTCTTCATCGATGAGGCCCCCATCCTGTTTGAGTTTGACGAAATTGGAGCCCTGATTGGCCGACTTTGCGCCAACGGTGCCAAAGCCGGGATTCGGGTGATCATCTCGGCTCAAGATCCTGACACGGTGCATAAATCGCCTGCCAGCGCCAAGATCTTTCAAAACCTAACCACTCGCCTGATTGGTCGTATTCAGCCCATGGCGGTGGATAGCTTTGAGCGCATTCTCAAATATCCCAAGGCTGTCATCAGCCGCAACGCCAGCGAGAGCTTCTTTCCCAAGCGGGAGGGGATTTACAGCCAGTGGCTCCTCGACAACAACGGCCTCTATACCTACTGCCGCTACTATCCCGCCTTCGCCCAGCTCGCTGCGGTGGCCAACAACCCCGATGAGCAGACGACCCGAGACTTGGTGCTGCGCCACGCCCCCGATACCTTCACCGGCCTGGCGGAGTTTGCCCGACTGCTGGTGCTCTCAATTCAGTCGGGTGAACCCCTTTCAGTGATCACCGAGCGCTGGTTTGCCGAGCGCAATCCCCATCCCGAAGTTCCCCTGTCTTCTTTCAAATCCCTACCCACTGGAGGTCATTCATGAACCCTCGCTTTCGCGTTGCCCTCATCCCTATCTTGGCCACTACCCTGCTGGTGGCACCTGTAAGACCCACCGCCGCCTCGCAAGTCGATACCACCTTCACTGACATCTTCGGTATCTTCCGCCAGGCCTTCGAGACCAGCAAAACCTATATCGAGCAAACCATCTCTGGCCTGCTCACCCCGCTGCCCGGTGATTTAGATGGCGTGATCCAAAACGCCCTAGGAGATCTGGGTCTGGTTGACCCCAATCGGGTACGTTCTGAAATCTCGACGGAACTCGCGACCATCCTGGAGGGCGATTTGGCCCAGTCCGACAGCATCTATGCGGGCATTGAAACCGCCAATGAAGTAGATCGGCAGCTCACCCGTGCCCAGGTCGATGCAGTGCTGGGCCAAACCGGGCAAGCCGCCACCCGCGACAAAATCACCTGGATTGAGGGCACCATCGGCCAGGTGCAGCAGCACGCTGACTCAGCCCAGACCGCTGTGTCTACCCAGGCGGCGATCAAGCAGATGGCCCAGCAAAATGCGCGTCAGTCAGAAATTCTAGGGGCGGTGCAGTCAGAACTGCTGCAATCTCGCCAGGACGCTCAGTTGACTAACCTCAACCTGGCCAACATGTCGCAAAACCTGGATCAAGAGGCCCGTGCCCGTCGCCTGCAAGAGCTGGGTAATGCCCTCGATACCCTGCAAATTAGCGCCCAGGCCCGTTTGTTTTAGACGTCTGTCAGTCATGACGTCAACTTGGATGTGAACCCCATGCTGCTGGATTGGCCCATCTCACCCATTGCCCAATTGCCCCGCGACACCGCCGACATCATTGAAGGCGGCGCTGTCGCATCCGAAGCCGTGGCTGAAAGCTGGAACCAGCTCTGGGAGAGCGTGCTTCAGGGTGGCCTTTACTTTGCCCTGGCTCGGGTGGGGGTCTTGTTCGCCGTGGCTACCCTGCTCTTGTTCATGACTCAGTGGACGCGGCAGATGGTGGAAGGGGAAAGCAGTCGCGCCTATGCCGACTTCATCTGGCCGCTGCTGGTGATTGTGCTGCTCTCTAACAATGGCGATCGCCTAGCGGCCATCACCCTGGACATCCGCAACTACATCAACCAGGTCAACCAGGACGTCTTGTCCTACACCGCTGCTGATATCCGACTGCAAGAGGCCTATCAGGCGGCTGTTCTAGAAGGCTCCGTGGAGCAGACCATTATCCAACGGCGCAACCAGTGCTATGAACTGCAAAACCCTGAAGAGCGGGCAAATTGCATTGAGCTAGCGGCGATTGAAGCCCGCGAGTTTATCGAAGACTACCGGGCTAGAACTGGTAATCCCAATGCTCTGTCCCGTGCATTGGAGGCGGCTCAGGCCGGGGACAATCCCCTCGATTCGGGTCTGCGGTTTGGGGGGGCGCTGATGGGTTCGGGCTTTCAGACCGTAACCCGAGGTCTGTTGATGGCGCTGCACATCGCCTTTCAGTGGCTAATTGAGGCCTCGCTGTTGCTGACCGCCACCCTGGGGCCGCTGGCCGTAGGCGGATCGTTGCTGCCGGTGGGGGCCAAACCGCTGTTCGCCTGGCTGACGGGGTTCTTCTCTTTGGCCATTGCCAAACTCAGCTTCAACATCCTCTCGGGCCTAGTCTCCCTTGCGGTGTTGAATGCCGGGGATTCTCACCCGCTGATTGCCCCTTTCTTCCTCGGCCTGCTGGCTCCCATTCTCTCGTTGGCCCTGGCGTCGGGCGGTGGCATGACGGTCTTTGGAGCCCTCACCAGTACTGCTGGGGTGATAGCAGGGACGGGGGCTATGGGTGGCATTGCTCGTGCCCCTGGCTACTCGGCCAGACGTCGAGCTTATCGCGTCCGTCGCTGACCTCACTCACAAAGGACATATCCCATGGTGCAGTTGATTGAGAAACGCAACACAAACTACCTGCCTCTGTTTGTCTTGGGCAGTGTGGGGTTGCAGCTGGTGATGCTGGTGGTCTTGTTTCTTCAGGCCGGTGCCTTGAGCCGTCTCAGCCGCCAAGATGCCCCCACCCTGGTGCAAATGCAGGACGGGCAGGCCATTCGAGTCGGCACTATGGGCTCTCGGGAGCGTACCCCAGAAACAATCCGGCGCTTTGTCAATGACACCCTGGTGCTGATGTTCAACTGGAGCGGTAGCCTGCCTGCCACCACGGCAGAAGAGGCCAGTCAGCCCAGGGCCGACCCCGGTCTACCGATTGAGGTGGAACGGGGCAGACGCAATATTGCCACCGCCAGTTGGCAGGCCAGCTTTGCCTTTTCGGAAGACTTCCGCCAGGACTTTCTGAAGCGGGTGGCCGAACTGACGCCACCGGGGGTCTTCACTGGCACGAGTCAGGTGGTGATGGTGATCAACCACGTCGGCAGCCCCGAGGTGGTTGGAGAGGGCCGCTGGAAGGTGGCGGTGGTGGCCCATCTGTATGTCTTTAACGACGCCAACGCCCTGGGGCAGGCGATCCCTTTTAACCGGGAGGTGTTTGTCGAGGCCGTCACCGCGCCAGCCGTGCCTGATGGCGACACCCCCTTGGAGCAGGCCATCTACAGCATTCGCCAAACTGGCCTGCAAATCTATGCCATCCGTGAACTTGACCGGGAGGACTTGTGATGACGACACCCAACAATCTGTGGGACGACCAAGAGATGGCCGACCTGGTTGGACTCCACCTACCAGAACCTGCCACTACCGAAGAACAGGATGCCTATCCAGTTGCACCCGCCACCACCCTGGAGCCAGAACCCCTTCTGGATGCTGAGGATATTGACGGGCAGGCCTTAGGCGATCGCAAGCCCAAACTATCTCTGGCGGCTAACCCCTTTACCAAGCTGGGTGTTGTCGCGGCTGGAACCGGTCTGGTGATCGGGGTTTTAGCCGTCTTCACCAGCGGGGTGATGAAAAACGACTCTCCACTGGCTGAAGAGGTGCAAGCCGATTTTCCAGAACCCATGGTTGAGGGAGAGGAGCTGAGTGCTACAGATGACCGGGGCCAGCTGCTCACCGATTTAGCGATGGGGCGTCAGCAGGCTGAACTGGAGGCCTTGGCCAATGAAGAGCCTACGGCTCAACCGGAAGCGCCAACGGCCAGAGAAACCCCTGAATTTTCTCCGGCTCCTCCACCCCCGTCACGACCGCCCCACACCGTTGCGGCGCGACCAGCCCCGGCACCGCTGCCGCCTCGACCAGCCCCCGTATCCTCTGCTGTTTCAGCCCGTCCTGTAGTTTCCCAACCGGTGGCCCAACCCGTCGTAGATCCAACGGAACGATGGCTAGCGCTGTCCCATTTGGGGAGCTACGGACAGGGCAGTCCCTTACCGCAGGAAACCTTTGCACCGCTAGTCACGGAGGCTCCAGCGCCAGTGGCTCAAGTCAGCACCCTACCCTCACCCCGTGCCATCAACCATGCCGAAGAATCGGCCATTCTCCAGGGCCAGCCGGTGGCATTGCCCCCGACATCGCCCCTGCTGCTGACTGGCACCCAAGCCCCCGCTGTACTGGAAACGCCGTTGATCTGGGCAGCAGAGACAGACAGCCCTCAGTTCGTGGTGCAGCTAACAGAACCCTTGCTGACTGCCGACGGAGAGATCGGCTTACCGGCAGACACGTCGCTGGTGGCACAGGTGGCATCGGTGGTGGACAGCGGCCTGGTGCAGCTAGCAGTGGTCTCGTTCATTCAGGCGGGTCAGGAGATCCCGCTGCCCGCTGGAACCGTTCAACTGCGGGGGGTGGAGGGCACCCCTCTGATCGCTCAGAAGTACGACGACCCAGGCATGGATATCGCTCGCATGGATGCCACGATGGCGGCTATGGCTGGGTTATCTCGGGCGGCGGGGTTAGTGAACCGGCCCAAAACATCCTCGGTTATCACCTCTGTTGGAGGCAGCGCGATCACCCAAGACACCGGAGAGCCCAACCTTCTGGCTGGAATTCTTGAAGGCGCGTTTGAGCAGCTATCAGGGCAGATGGAAGCGCGGAATCAGGCAGCGCTGGATGAAATCTTGAATCGTCCCGTCGTTTGGTATTTGCCAACCGGCACTGAGGTCGAACTGTACGTGAATCAAACGGTGGTGCTATGAAAATACGTTGGACTCCCTGGATTGTAGCTGGGGCGCTTTCTCTATCGGCTATCTCCTCCCACCCCGCCCAAGCCCAATCAGCCTATTCCGTTTCTGCCAGCCATGCCCAAGGGTTAACCGGCAGTCAGGCTCCAGTCATTCACCTATGGCCCGGCTATGGCACCAACCTGAGCTTTATCCCGACGAACGAAAGCATCGTGCGGGTGTGGATCGATGATCCGTCCCGAGTAGTCCTCGATTTTGATCAACCGCTCTGCCCCACCGCAGCGGACTCAGGTTGTGTCTCGGGTCGGCCTTCGGTGATTCATCTGAGACGGATTCAAGGGCTGTCCTTCGAGAATCTGCCCAGGGCCAGCGGCACGCTGCTGACGGTGATTACCGAGACGGCTGGAGGAGATCGCCGCCTCTACGAATTTCGCATCGCCTTCGGTACGGGCGAGCCCGATTACCACACTGTTGTGGTTAACCCCACTTCCCCCATCCATCCGCTATTAGGGCCAGGGGATGTGCGCCGAGGGCTTCAGGTGGCTGAATCCAGAGGACTGATCACTCCCAATCAGGACTTGTGGAACCGACTACAAACCTTTCTGCGGCTGACCCAAGGTGGCCTCGCCGTGCCTGCCGCCGCCGAGCAAGCTGGAGTCTCCCCAGAGGTGATCACCCGGCTGGCGCAGTGGGGGGCCAACGCCCGCGATGATCCGCCTTTGAACTCAACCGCTCTCTAGGTTCTCCACTCAGGTTAAAGCCATGACCTCATATTTTTTCAGGCGCAGGCGGCTATGGCGGCCTGTGATCGGGATTCTTGTTTTAATTTTGGCGATCGCGCTTCACGGCTGGCGGGTGCAACCCGCCCACTCCAGCCTCCAGCCAGGCTCACCAGTGCCGGTGATTCAGGATCAGATTTTAGGCACCAAGCCCGACTGGGTACAGATCACCCTGCGCACCCTGCCTGCGGCGCTGGAGTCTGGCTCGTTTGAGGCTCCAGCGGATCTGATCCGTCTCTTGGGCTACGACCCGTCGCGGGTCTGGCAGGCTGGGCAAACCGCTGACCAGTACATGCAGCTGGGCGATTTTCAGGAGAGCTTTCAGCTCCAGCAGTTCTCGCTGTATGAGATTGCCGCCCTGGTGGGTCTGGATTGGCCTGCCCTACGGCTGGCGGATTTTGCCCTGGTGGCATGGCAAACCCTGGGGGATTTGGTGCAGGCGCTGCCTGATTTAGCCAATCGACCAGTGGAGTCGGTGGCCCCGATCTCTGACCTACTCAAGGGACAAGTCGATCCGCAAACTGCGATCGCCGAGGTGCTTCAAGATGAGGCACTGGCGTCACTCAGCCTAGGAGACCTCGACCTGGAGCAGTACGGGCTAGGGGATATTCCAGGGTTGATCGAGGCCCCGCTGGAGAGCTTCCGCGACTGGCAGCAGTCCGTTATCGGCCAGGTGCCCGGTCTCGCGAATGTCCCCTTCGCCAACTTTCCCAACCCCATCGTGGAGCAAGGCGTGGTGGTGGGCCAGGTGGATGTGGTGTTTGGCCCGGCGGAAGGCAACCGCACTAACACCATCAGCGGCAGTTATGTGGAGGGGTTCAATGTGCCCTGTGACGCTGACTGCGCCCACCTCGAAATCGGGCAGCCCACCCTGGTGGAAGGTACCCAGTGGGTTTCCGGCAAGTACCAGCAGGTACGCGGCGGACGCGGGGCCTTGGCTGCCGCCAATGGCGGGGTTGAACCCACCGGTCGCCATCCCTTTGGCAATGCGTTCAAGGTGGCGGTGCTCGACACCGATGAGGCCTCTGGCACCGCTGAAACCGGGCTATATTTCCGCATGTGCGTTCGCAACCTGTTTGTGGACTTAGGCTGCACTCCCTACTTCATCGGCCCCATTCCCTGGCTGCCGGTGCAGGAAGAGGGCATGGTCTTCTTGGGCCAAATCAAGGAAGGCCTTTCCACCACCGATTCAGCCGACGTTGCAGCATCGAAAGGAATCGACCCGCAGACCGGCGAACCTAAACTCAACCCAGCACCTGTCACCAGGGCTTCAGGCTCTCCAGGTACTGCTACTGGGCGATTCATTCACCCCGCACCGGGCTATGGCGTCACCAGTAGTTTTGGCTATCGCACTCACCCAATCCATGGCGATCGCCGTCTCCACAGCGGCACCGACTTTGGCACTCCCACTGGCACCCTCATTCGAGCGGCTGACGGTGGGCAGGTCATCTTTGCTGGCATCAGCGGCTCCCTCACCAGTGGCTACGGCAGGCTCGTCATCATCAACCACGGCAATGGCGTAGAGACCTACTACGCCCATCTGCAAGGCTTTTTCGTGCAAGCGGGCGACATCATCGCCCAAGGCGATCCGGTCGGTCGCGCCAACAGTACGGGTTGGTCAACGGGGCCGCATTTGCACTTTGAGGTACGCCAGAACGGTCAGCCCCAGAACCCTATGAACTATCTCAGTTAAGGAGTTTAGCGATGAGACTTAACCGCACTGTCTTCGCTGGTTTAGCAGGCATCTGTCTGCTGCTGGTCGGTCTAATCTCTGTTGTGGGCCTGAATCTGGCTCGGGCGTCAGACCCCGTTCCAGAGGCGGTCTACGACTGCCTGCCGCCCCAGACCCAGATCACAAAACTCTGGGGCCGAGTTGAAACAGCCTCCGGCAGCTACTTCCTAATCGGGGCCGGTGAAGGCGAGACCTACCAGGAAGTGCTGATTTACCTGGATGCTCAAGCCGCCTGCCGATCGCTGCTACCGGAGGATGACCCGGTGCTGAGTCACTATATCCCGCTGAACCTGGCCCGCGAGTTAGCCCTCCAGCGCTACACCCAAGTGATGCAAGAACAGGGTGGGCGCGACGCCTATCAGCAGCAGTTGACCGAGTATCTGATGGCAGCCCCCGACGGTACCCGCAGTCAGTTTCCTGAAGAATACCTCTGGGCGCTAGAGCAACTGGGTATTGAGCTACCGCCCAACAGCTATGAGGTGCTGCGCTGATGCGTTACACCACCGAACAACCATCTCTGTTGGGGCAGGTGGATTCCACCTCTACTCAATCCATCTCCCAGCTGGTGACCTCACTCCAGTCCCGCCAGGGGCTCACCCTGCTCGGCTGTGCTGTGCTGATTGCCGCCTTCTCGCTAATGAGCCAAGGCAAGAAAGGGAAGCTCGCCACCAGCCGCTTTGGTGGCAGCCCCGAGAAAGCCGCTGCCCGCAAGCGTGCGGTACGACAGATTCAGGAGCGCAAACGCAACGCGGTTTCTCTCTACATTGGCAAGCCCACCCGCAAGCAAGATGCTCGGTCTCTCTATTTGCCCGACCTTCAGCGGGGCATCGCTGTTTGTGGAGGGCCAGGTTCTGGGAAAACCTTCAGCATCATCGACCCGCTGATTCGCTCCGCCCTTGACCAGGGTCTACCGGTAGCGATGTACGACTTCAAGTATCCGACCCAAAGTGCTCGACATGCCGCCTATGCCGCCAAGCTGGGCTATGACGTGCGCGTGCTGGCCCCTGGCTTTCCTGAATCCGAGGTGTGCAACCCCATTGACTTCCTCCGCAGCGAATCCGATGCCGAGATGGCGCGGCAAATCGCCACGGTGCTGAACAAAAACTTTCGGCTGATGACCCAGAGCAGCGAAGACGGATTCTTTGCCGCCGCTGGTGATCAGCTGACAGAAGCCCTGTTGATGCTGGCCAAATCCACCCAGCACCCCGACATCATGACCGCCCAGGCGGTGCTGGGGCTGACCAATTTGGGCAATCGGGTAGCGGCGGCTCACGGCATGAACAGCTGGATTCGAGTCTCCTTTAACCAGTTGATTGGGGTGAAAGATGCCGAGAAAACCGCCAGCGGCATTGTGGGCAGCGCCAGCGAGACCTTTACCCGCTTTATGAAAGAAGGGGTATTGGGGGCGTTCTGTGGTCAAACCTCTATCCCTCTCGATTTAACCGGCAAACAGCTGCTGATTCTGGGGATGGATCGAGAGCGGCGGGATGTGGTGGGGCCGCTAGTAGCCACGGTGCTGCACATGCTGGTCACCCGCAATGTGGCCCAGCGTCGGCAAGATCCGTTAGTTGTCGCGATTGACGAGTTGCCCACCCTTTACTTACCCACCCTGGTGCAGTGGCTGAACGAAAACCGGGAGGACGGTCTAGCGGTCATCCTTGGCTTTCAAAACCTGGTGCAGCTAGAGAAAACCTACGGTCGCGAGCTGGCCCGCGCCATCTTGGGGGCCTGTGCTACCAAAGCGGTCTTCAACCCCCAGGAATACGAAGCGGCCCGCATGTTCTCAGACTTTCTGGGGGATGAGGAAATTCAGCACAAGCAAAAATCCCGCAATCGCGGCGGCGGTAAGTCCAGCACCACCATCTCCGACCAGGAACGTACCCGCAAGCTATTTGAACCCAGCCAATTTTTACGCCTGCCACCAGGTAAATGCATCTTGATCAACCCCGGTTTTACCTCCCGAGGAGAAGCCGCGATTCCTATCCAGCAGGCAATCAAAATTCCCAAGGCTGATGTTCAAGCCAGCGAGGGGAGTAAAGCCCTGTGGGCCAAGATCCACGCTCGCCTCGTGCGCCGCAGCCCGCAGCGGATGCCCACTGCCGCTGATTTAGAAAAGCGGCGACAGATGGTGGAAGCGATGCTGCCCGAGCCTCAAGCCCCGGTCAACTCGGCCTACCCTGACCCCGCTGGCCTGATCGATAAATACAGCAGTTTGCTTTAGGAGACCTCCGATGACGACAACGATTCAATCCCCCGATCTCATGCTGGCCCAAACTCTGCGAGCCAAGCTGCCCGTGGATACGGTTACCGCCCTACTGGCTTACCCCAACATCGCCGCTGATCTGGCGTTGGTGCTAGATCAGCCGCCCTTGGGCGCTGACTACGTGCCCCGCGAGATTGAGTTGCTGTACGACGATGTGACGGTGTTTCACTGGCGGGATGGCCGGATTCATGCCCAGTGCGCCGATGTGGATATCGACTATACGCCAACGCTGGTGGAGTGGCTGATCGATGGCGACACTGCCTACTTTTCGGTTCAAGGCCTGGAGGTGATTAACCGCATCAAAATCATGCCCCTGATGGAGTTAGAAGGCCTAGACCCCTTAAAGGAGGAACCATGCAAGCCGTAGTGAATCCCGGAGAAGCGAAACAAATCGAGCAGGATTATGCTCACACTACCCTGGCCTCTAGCGAAATGGCAGCGGCCACGGCTCAATCGACTGCCGAGGCAGTACATGCCTTTATCCAGATGCTGCGCGAGCGGCTACAGGCGGCTCGACAGAAGGAGCAAGACCCGGAAACTGAAGCACAGGATGCTCAGTCTGAGGATGCTGTAGATCTGCCTCAAGCCGTCGCCGAGCCCATCGAAATCAAAATGGGCCGCGAGATTGTCTACCGCGAGGGCTATGCCGATAAAGACCCCGTCAACAAGCTCAATGCCAATACGCTAAAGCTGCTCCAGGCCGCAGTAGATGCGCCTCCGCAGCCGGGCGCTGAGGCAACTTCCGGAGCCAAAGGGACAATCAATATCAAAGCTGGAGATGAGCTGGTTTATCGGATGAGCAAAGGGGCGGTTGAAACCAACCGGCTAGAGCCTGATCAACTGGATCAGGCGAGCGTTTCTTCCCCTAGAGGCGTCCGGGAGGCGTCAACAGCAGCAGATCCCAAGTTGGCGGATGAGACTGTGCCCTCTATGCCGTCGCCTGTGTCCTCAGCAGAGGCCACTATAGAACCTGAGCCTAAGGAAAACCCGGCCCTTGTAACGGCTGTAGAACCAGAGCAACAACCAACCGCTAACCAGCCTGCACCTACCCGAGTTGCGGCTCAGCCTCTGGCCATGGCCTCCCCTAGGGTGGTCTCCATCCTCAACGTAATGGAGCGCCAGAACCAGCAGGTGGTCGAAAAAGCCACCCAGAAATGGATGCAGCAGACCACTCAGGTGATGCGGCGATCGTCCCAGCAGTTGACTGAACGGGTGGTGGCTCTGGCGGCGAATATCCGCAGTCGGCAGGTCGCCTCCACAGCGGTGGATTTGCTCCAAAAGTACGGTACCGCCTACAGCCCTGGTCGAGGCTTCTATGTGGCTGAGAACTACGTGGTCAGCTCTAAGGGCCGCATGGTCACCGTCTCAGACCGCGAAGGCATTGAACTGATGACGGCTCGCAAAACTCGATGGGGATTGGACATCCTCAAAAACGATATGGTGGCCTCCCAAGAGGCCGACTTCATGAAAGCCCGCCAGCAGATTCAGATCCAGGGAGTGGATGGGTTGTCACCAGAGCCTCCTATGCGGGTGCGACAGTTGGGCAACCTTGCACCAGCCGGGGACAGGGGCATCACCCGCGATCTCACCGCCCTGGCCCTGGCGAAAACCGCCCGCAAACTGCTCGATGTCACCGGCAGTCGCCCCAACGTGCAGGGCAAGCGGGTCTTCCAAGGGGGCAGCCAGTACCGGATTGAGGAGACCCCCAATAGCCTGAAAATTCAGGCGGGAGAGCGAGGTCAGATTCTCAGCATCGACAACGGCAAAATCAAGTCTGATCTCACTTCTAAGGATGTTGCTTATTTCCGGTTCATTGACCGGGAACTCAGCCAGGATTTGCAGCGGCATCAACCGGCGACAGTGACACCCCTGAACAGCCGACAACGCAGCCGCGCCGTGGGCATGGCCATGGGTGAGTAGGAATGGTAGAAGACGCCCAACAGCAGATGGTGAACCACTTCACTGCCCATTTCTTGGGCGGTGAAGGGTTTACGACGATCACCACCGCCCGACAACAGGCGGCGCTGGTGTTGGGCACGCCGGTCAAACCCGGCACGGCGCTGGCGAAGCAGGTGGATGAAGCGGTGGAGGGGGCGGTGGTGCGAGCAGCCCAGGGGATTCTTCAAGCCTCGCCTACCCCCCGCGACGCCTATGAGCGGCTGGT is a genomic window of Nodosilinea sp. E11 containing:
- a CDS encoding type IV secretory system conjugative DNA transfer family protein, with translation MRYTTEQPSLLGQVDSTSTQSISQLVTSLQSRQGLTLLGCAVLIAAFSLMSQGKKGKLATSRFGGSPEKAAARKRAVRQIQERKRNAVSLYIGKPTRKQDARSLYLPDLQRGIAVCGGPGSGKTFSIIDPLIRSALDQGLPVAMYDFKYPTQSARHAAYAAKLGYDVRVLAPGFPESEVCNPIDFLRSESDAEMARQIATVLNKNFRLMTQSSEDGFFAAAGDQLTEALLMLAKSTQHPDIMTAQAVLGLTNLGNRVAAAHGMNSWIRVSFNQLIGVKDAEKTASGIVGSASETFTRFMKEGVLGAFCGQTSIPLDLTGKQLLILGMDRERRDVVGPLVATVLHMLVTRNVAQRRQDPLVVAIDELPTLYLPTLVQWLNENREDGLAVILGFQNLVQLEKTYGRELARAILGACATKAVFNPQEYEAARMFSDFLGDEEIQHKQKSRNRGGGKSSTTISDQERTRKLFEPSQFLRLPPGKCILINPGFTSRGEAAIPIQQAIKIPKADVQASEGSKALWAKIHARLVRRSPQRMPTAADLEKRRQMVEAMLPEPQAPVNSAYPDPAGLIDKYSSLL
- a CDS encoding TrbI/VirB10 family protein — translated: MTTPNNLWDDQEMADLVGLHLPEPATTEEQDAYPVAPATTLEPEPLLDAEDIDGQALGDRKPKLSLAANPFTKLGVVAAGTGLVIGVLAVFTSGVMKNDSPLAEEVQADFPEPMVEGEELSATDDRGQLLTDLAMGRQQAELEALANEEPTAQPEAPTARETPEFSPAPPPPSRPPHTVAARPAPAPLPPRPAPVSSAVSARPVVSQPVAQPVVDPTERWLALSHLGSYGQGSPLPQETFAPLVTEAPAPVAQVSTLPSPRAINHAEESAILQGQPVALPPTSPLLLTGTQAPAVLETPLIWAAETDSPQFVVQLTEPLLTADGEIGLPADTSLVAQVASVVDSGLVQLAVVSFIQAGQEIPLPAGTVQLRGVEGTPLIAQKYDDPGMDIARMDATMAAMAGLSRAAGLVNRPKTSSVITSVGGSAITQDTGEPNLLAGILEGAFEQLSGQMEARNQAALDEILNRPVVWYLPTGTEVELYVNQTVVL
- a CDS encoding M23 family metallopeptidase, which gives rise to MTSYFFRRRRLWRPVIGILVLILAIALHGWRVQPAHSSLQPGSPVPVIQDQILGTKPDWVQITLRTLPAALESGSFEAPADLIRLLGYDPSRVWQAGQTADQYMQLGDFQESFQLQQFSLYEIAALVGLDWPALRLADFALVAWQTLGDLVQALPDLANRPVESVAPISDLLKGQVDPQTAIAEVLQDEALASLSLGDLDLEQYGLGDIPGLIEAPLESFRDWQQSVIGQVPGLANVPFANFPNPIVEQGVVVGQVDVVFGPAEGNRTNTISGSYVEGFNVPCDADCAHLEIGQPTLVEGTQWVSGKYQQVRGGRGALAAANGGVEPTGRHPFGNAFKVAVLDTDEASGTAETGLYFRMCVRNLFVDLGCTPYFIGPIPWLPVQEEGMVFLGQIKEGLSTTDSADVAASKGIDPQTGEPKLNPAPVTRASGSPGTATGRFIHPAPGYGVTSSFGYRTHPIHGDRRLHSGTDFGTPTGTLIRAADGGQVIFAGISGSLTSGYGRLVIINHGNGVETYYAHLQGFFVQAGDIIAQGDPVGRANSTGWSTGPHLHFEVRQNGQPQNPMNYLS